Proteins co-encoded in one Capsicum annuum cultivar UCD-10X-F1 chromosome 9, UCD10Xv1.1, whole genome shotgun sequence genomic window:
- the LOC107841021 gene encoding rac-like GTP-binding protein ARAC7 isoform X1, with the protein MNVSKFIKCVTVGDGAVGKTCMLICYTSNRFPTDYIPTVFDNFSANVATDGRIVNLGLWDTAGQEDYSRLRPLSYRGADVFVLTFSLISRASYENVLKKWMPELRRFAPDVPIVLVGTKLDLRDDNGYLADHMGSNIITTAQGEELRKQIGAAAYVECSSKTQQNVKAVFDTAIKVVLQPPRRMEVASKRKHRSTGCSIVRGIVCGGCDAY; encoded by the exons ATGAATGTTTCAAAGTTCATAAAATGTGTTACTGtaggtgatggagctgttggaaAAACATGTATGCTAATTTGTTACACTAGTAACAGATTTCCCACT GATTATATTCCTACTGTGTTTGATAATTTCAGTGCTAATGTGGCTACTGATGGGAGAATTGTCAATTTGGGATTATGGGACACTGCAG GTCAAGAAGATTATAGCAGATTAAGGCCATTAAGCTATAGAGGTGCAGATGTATTTGTATTAACTTTCTCTTTAATCAGTAGAGCAAGCTATGAAAATGTTCTTAAAAAG TGGATGCCTGAGCTTCGTCGTTTTGCACCTGATGTTCCGATTGTACTTGTTGGAACAAAGTTAG ATCTTCGAGATGATAATGGATATCTAGCTGATCATATGGGGTCAAATATCATTACAACTGCCCAA GGTGAGGAGCTAAGGAAACAAATCGGCGCTGCAGCTTATGTAGAATGCAGCTCTAAAACACAACAG AATGTGAAAGCTGTTTTCGATACTGCAATCAAAGTTGTGCTTCAACCTCCTCGGAGAATGGAAGTTGCAAGTAAGAGAAAGCACAGAAGCACCGGTTGCTCAATTGT CAGGGGGATCGTATGTGGAGGCTGCGATGCTTATTGA
- the LOC107841021 gene encoding rac-like GTP-binding protein ARAC7 isoform X2 — MNVSKFIKCVTVGDGAVGKTCMLICYTSNRFPTDYIPTVFDNFSANVATDGRIVNLGLWDTAGQEDYSRLRPLSYRGADVFVLTFSLISRASYENVLKKWMPELRRFAPDVPIVLVGTKLDLRDDNGYLADHMGSNIITTAQGEELRKQIGAAAYVECSSKTQQNVKAVFDTAIKVVLQPPRRMEVASKRKHRSTGCSIVGIVCGGCDAY, encoded by the exons ATGAATGTTTCAAAGTTCATAAAATGTGTTACTGtaggtgatggagctgttggaaAAACATGTATGCTAATTTGTTACACTAGTAACAGATTTCCCACT GATTATATTCCTACTGTGTTTGATAATTTCAGTGCTAATGTGGCTACTGATGGGAGAATTGTCAATTTGGGATTATGGGACACTGCAG GTCAAGAAGATTATAGCAGATTAAGGCCATTAAGCTATAGAGGTGCAGATGTATTTGTATTAACTTTCTCTTTAATCAGTAGAGCAAGCTATGAAAATGTTCTTAAAAAG TGGATGCCTGAGCTTCGTCGTTTTGCACCTGATGTTCCGATTGTACTTGTTGGAACAAAGTTAG ATCTTCGAGATGATAATGGATATCTAGCTGATCATATGGGGTCAAATATCATTACAACTGCCCAA GGTGAGGAGCTAAGGAAACAAATCGGCGCTGCAGCTTATGTAGAATGCAGCTCTAAAACACAACAG AATGTGAAAGCTGTTTTCGATACTGCAATCAAAGTTGTGCTTCAACCTCCTCGGAGAATGGAAGTTGCAAGTAAGAGAAAGCACAGAAGCACCGGTTGCTCAATTGT GGGGATCGTATGTGGAGGCTGCGATGCTTATTGA